In Lolium rigidum isolate FL_2022 chromosome 7, APGP_CSIRO_Lrig_0.1, whole genome shotgun sequence, the DNA window CTAAGAGAACTCACGAACAAACCAATCTATTCATCCTAGCTAGGGGATCAAATCCACCAAATGAAAGAACCGAACCGATTAAGAAAACACGGCTATATGAACCATCTCGGTTACCTGCTGGATCTCCACGACGAGGTCGTACTGCTGCTATGCTCGCCTTGACGAGTCCCTAATCTGCATGCCGGCGCCGGACCTGGGTGCCAGCATCTCCATCTCCGGTTGCCGGCCATGGCAGCGTGACTCCTCTCTTCTCCTCGACTCgacgagcaagagtcaaagtctaagtcatagtCATACGCGCACCCCGCCCGCGGTCCGTGGCGATATGGTTCTACTTATAGGGGCTAGCTAGCCAGGTTTGATATCTTGGGGGCAATTTTGAGCGGGAATGAAATGAAATTTCGGATCCCTCTCACCTCTTGCACCGTTGCTTGATGGAATGATGGACGACTGAGATAGGTATCACGCGGATCGCTGACATGGACTGGTCTAGCTAGGGAACCAAACAGGACTGGTCTAGCTAGGGACTCATCTAATTTACAATTTGTTGACTTGTCGACACTTTACTGGCCAACGATTAATTTGACGGACGATATTTGAAAACAGCTGTTGGTCCCAGCCTTTAGTAGAGTCCACATCATGGGTGATCTAGAATGTATTTGTTAGGTAgcatttcgattttttttgttaGGTAGCAATATTGGTTTGTCTATTTACCATCACTGAATTAATTTCAAAGATATGCATCATGTAAGGGGCTGATCTTATACCATTTCTTTATCCCAGGACTGGTTAGATGGAGAGTATCAATATCAGAGTTGTCCATGTTTATGTGTATCTAAAAGAAGAAAATAACTAATATGTACATCTAAGAAGGAACGACAACATAGCTAGCTCAATGATGGTACTGATATTCATTTGTCACATTCATTCTTATGCCATGGGCAGTGTAAACATTCCTAGTCAATCTGATCTGAACAAGATGTATTGCCATATGCAATACCAACTGCTGTACCATGGAACCTGTTAATTTGTCGCGGCTAACATGAAGGTTTCTGTTCTTGGTTCTACTTTCTGTTGGAGTTGTTACTGTTCTTTTCATTACCATTTCCTAGCATTAATGAAAGGCTTTTGTGTAAGATGCTGATGTTTTGCGCACCCGTTTCGCCAGATGTGGATCTTTGTCAAGATCTGTGATAGCAAGACCGTCACTCTGGAGGTCGTGGATTCAGATACAATCTATAGCGTCAAGGCTAAGATTCAAGACAAGGAGGGCATACCTTCATGCCAGCAGAGGCTCATGTTTGATGATCAGCTATTGGTGGGCAGCTGCACCCTGAAGGACCACAGCATCCAGAACGAGGCCACCCTAACCCTTCACCTTGTAATCCAAGGGATGCATATCTTTGTCAAGCCGATCGTTGGTAAGATCATGACCTTTGAGGTTGATAGAGCAGATAACGTGTACAGTATAAAGGCGAAGATTTTCGATGAGACGGGCTTTGCCCCAGTTGGGCAGCGCCTCATCCTTTATGGGAAGATGCTGGAGGAAGACCGCACCCTGGCCTATTATGGCATACAAAATGACTCTACCCTCCATCTcaacttgcgcatcccgcttctgAGAGATCGGATACGCATCTCGATCAGGACGGTTACTGGGAAGACCATCGTTGAACGGAATGGTATGCGCTCAGAGACCGTTGGCAATATCAAGGCGAAGAACTATGTTGAGTTGGGCATTCCCACAGACCAGCAGTGCCTTTCCACAGGCGGAAAGCCGCTTGAGGATGGCTGCACTGTGGAGGAGGCGAAGAAATGTTGTTGCTGCGATCTCCTTCTGCAACTCCGTCTTCCTGGTATTCAGTGAGATGGATGAAGTTATCTTGGCTGTGTCTTTTCGGCCCAAATGTAGTGTAGAGAAGGAAATTTGTCTTCTACTTTTGGTGATCTTAGGTAGGGATTGAAACTAAAGAGCTGGTTAGTTATCATGCATGGGGCTTATTTTGGGGTAATGCAGGTTGTAAGGTTAATGAACAAAATTGCTGTTTCTGGGATCGTGACTGTCATCGAAAGACCTGATATATTCTAGGACTTTTCCATGCCTGTGTATGCTGAACTAGACTGGGAACCATGGTTCTATTCCGTAGCTGAATTGAAATCAGTCAGTCCGATTCATATACCAATCAAAATCCGTCTCTCTAATTCATATCTCAAACCTCATAATGGATTCTGAGAGATCGGGTACAGATCTCGATCAGGACGGTTACTGGAAAATGCTGGAGAAAACCGGGATTTGATTTCTCGCCCAAAAAAACTAAGAGAACTCACGAAACAAACCAATCTATTCATCCTAGCTAGGGGATCAAATCCACCAAATGAAAGAACCGAACCGATTAAGAAAACACGGCTATATGAACCATCTCGGTTACCTGCTGGATCTCCACGACGAGGTCGTACTGCTGCTATGCTCGCCTTGCCGAGTCCCTGATCTGCATGCCGACGCCGGACCTGGGTGCCAGCATCTCCATCTCCGGTCTCCGACCATGGCAGCGTGACTCCTCTCTTCTCCTCGACTCGACGAGCAAGTCTAAGTCATAGTCATACGCGCACCCCGCCCGCGGTCCGTGGCGATATGGTTCTACTTATAGGGGCTAGCTAGCCAGGTTTGATATCTTGGGGGCAATTTTGAGCGGGAATGAAATGAAATTTCGGATCCCTCTCACCTCTTGCACCGTTGCTTGATGGAATGATGGACGACTGAGATAGGTATCACGCGGATCGCTGACATGGACTGGTCTAGCTAGGGAACCAAACAGGATGTAAATCAGGCCCTAATTACCGTGTGACTTCATGCGCTTCATTACCCTCATTTTCTGGTGGATAGTTATGACGTTGGCCTATTCTACAGGTTACGGAATGTCATCTCCTCCAAGTTACGGAATGCCATATCTTTAATTCCTTTGTTATGTCTCTTACTAATTTCACTTGCCCCGCTTAGGTGCTCCTCTTATATGATGAATACACAATCCGCAAGGCTGCGCGTGCGATGACAATGGAGTCGGCCACAAGGCGTTCGTTGCATTGGGTTAAGATAGGTATCTGGTCTAGAGAAACAAAATGTGGTATGTGATGGCATGCGAGGAGACGTGGTTGCCTTGGTAAGCCAAATCCAGTAATTGGCGGTGGCTCAATATCTTTCTTGACTGCGTTGATTTTGGGAGCAAATTAGTAAAATGGATGCATTCCAAGAGGACTTTTAGAGAGAATTATTTGCCAAAAATCAATCTAAACTAGCTATTACCAAATCACCATGCATGCAAACATATTCTGGATGCCGGATTTCTAGGATATAAAACACGTTCCCTTTTGCCGGTGGTAAATCATGTTCCTGGTATACTTATACTTAATAATAAAGGAATGAAATAAATAATTCCCTGGTTGTTTCAATCCATGAACATTTCTAAACAGGGAAGAAGTTTTTTTTTCGTACGACCCAATTATACGACGGCATATTTCTTGGATGATGCATATGTTTTCTAAAGCACAATTCATGCCACGGTAATGGCATGCCTCATGTACACTAATACTAGTAGCCCTTTGACTACACACTCTTACAAAAATAGAGTCTGCTCAACTGTTGAATACTGTGATCTGTAAATATTGAGACAGGAACATCATGTTCTACATCAAGAAACTATACTAGCATCTAATACCAGCAAGACAAACACAAAACTCTGTAACCAAGATATTTTAGTAAGTAGCCAATGATTTTGAATTTGATTCGTCTATTCTTGGGATCATTTAGTTGAGAACTTAGATACTGTACATAATTGAGTACAGAAAGATGTTTACGTTTAAAACAAGTCCACTCCTAATGTTCATCAACGCCCTTTAATACACGCAGGAACTTATATAACTGTCTGACCGTACAACACCAGAAAAGTTGGCTCGTATCTGGCATGCACCTACAAAAGTAGCAAACCTAGGTTGCTTAAAGTGTGCACCTGCATGTGAATCTGATTGACGGATCTTATCAACTCTGAAAAACTTTAGCTCTGCTTGTGTGGTTTCAAGTCACATGTGCAGCATGCGACCGGGGGTCTTTGTACTTCCAGTGAAATGTCTAAGCTTTGGAGCTGTTTCAATCTCAATGGATGGGGGAAAGTTGGGCGGGAAGGAGGTAACTCTCAGTTCAATAGTTGAAGGTGACTATGACATGGATTGTTGATATGGCGCTCCGTTAATTGCGCCATGATTGATTTGTTGAAAACGGGATGTTTCCACTACTCCGGGAATTAACTGTGTTTCCTTTTTTATCTCCTATTATCAGGGAAAAAAATCCTATGAGACCGGGTCTAATACCCAGCATGATAGACCCACCCTGATGGATGACACCTGGCTTATCCGAATCTTCATGCACGTAAATCCCCATTAATATTACGATTAATTTCAATCCCGATTTTTCAGCCTTTGTTTGCATCTGCTAATCCCGATTTTTCATTGGAATCAGAATTAGAGACCGCCAGGTGTCATCCATCGGGGTGGGTCTATCATGCTGGGGTATTAGACCCGGTCTCATAGGATTTTTTTTCTATTATCAGTCACGTTAACTTTCTCGGCCAACCACATAAACCGGATGCAGAGATGGTTTCCTCTTGACATGCAGCAGGTGTGGGGAGAGTTTGCCTCCAATAAAACCCCCACAGGGATAAAGTACTAACCAAAACCATCCCCTAATAGGTGAATTAATCACCGGAGATCGAACGGGCCCCATTCCCAAATTGAATCTTGACATACAAGTTGCTTAAGTTTGTACTTATAATATGCAGCTGCTACCTAGAATTTCCTCCTATCATGAAATAAGTTGTATCTAGACAGTTTTTAGTACAATGGCTCAAATCAAAAAGTGTATGGTTGATAGAGAGGGACTGAAGAGATCTTCGAGATGCACGGATCAACTCTCAAATTCATCGGGTAAAACTCAAGGGATCAAGGACTTGAGGCAAATAATGGCAATGGAGTTCTTGAGATCTTTTGGATGAGATCTGGATCAAATGGAAGGCGAAAGGTAAATTTCCATGAATTTAGAGTGGCCTGATCCTAGCCTAATTTTTTTTTCTCAAGCCCAAGCCTAACTTAGCCTCACATTCGGGCTCCAAATTCAAGGCAGAACCTAACCTGACATGCAAGATTAGCCTAACCCGGAATTTTCTTgttgggccgggctgcccatgccgagGTGTACTTTCCACTACCCGTAAAAGTAGGACAACCTTGGCTATGATCCAGTTCATCTTAAGTTCTTAACCCCCTCTAACATAACGATGCTTTGATTCTAGATAAGCTCTCTACATGAAAAAGATGTGCTTCCATGTTGCGGTTCCATTCCCGCTACC includes these proteins:
- the LOC124671702 gene encoding polyubiquitin-like, with translation MKMWIFVKICDSKTVTLEVVDSDTIYSVKAKIQDKEGIPSCQQRLMFDDQLLVGSCTLKDHSIQNEATLTLHLVIQGMHIFVKPIVGKIMTFEVDRADNVYSIKAKIFDETGFAPVGQRLILYGKMLEEDRTLAYYGIQNDSTLHLNLRIPLLRDRIRISIRTVTGKTIVERNGMRSETVGNIKAKNYVELGIPTDQQCLSTGGKPLEDGCTVEEAKKCCCCDLLLQLRLPGIQ